In Papaver somniferum cultivar HN1 chromosome 9, ASM357369v1, whole genome shotgun sequence, the genomic stretch ATTTGGCTCATCCGGTGCTTAATTTCTGTCACCATTTCTGAAATATACCAAGGGGCTTCTGCTGGAGTTTTAATGAAGTGTATGAGACTTTCAGAATCTGCCTCAAATAACACTTTAGGCCATCCTCTTTCCGTGGCAATTCTGGTTACTAATATTGTTGCCCAAGTTTCTGCTGTGAGCGCTGAGGTTAATCCTAGCGGTTGAGCAAGAGCCATTATCGTTTGTGCATTCGAGTCCCTGCAAATGAAATCTGCTCCCGCCATACCTGGGTGGTCTCTAACAGCTCCATCAGTGTTGACTTTAATCCAGTCTGATGTTGGCTTGCACCAACCTCACTAGTCCAGAATGCGCAATTCAGTACAGGCCAAATCTGTCGTAAATCAAGTTATAAGACCAATATTGCCCGTCCTAAAGTCTGTCCTATTTTTTATGTACTATTTATTATAGGACGGTTAGTATTTGTCTAAAATTAACAATCAATTTgttttgtccaaaaataatgattgatGATGAGTGTAGAAATTCTATAATCAGATATTCAGCCTAATCTGGTTTAGGTGAGTCCGTTCAGCTAAATCTGAATCTACGAGAATGTATTTTTCCCCCTTTCTGGTTCAGGTGAGTCCGTTCAGCTAAATCTGAATCTACGAGAATGTATTTTTCCCCCTTTTTTTTCCTTATTGTAATTTGATTAATACTATAGATAGACAAGGCAATGTATGAATTTTATAAGATTCATTCTGTTAACATTAACTTTGAATTCAATTAACAACTTAACAACCCAAACAACTTTAaattcaacaacaaaagttgCTTCATGTtcaaaacaacaaagaagaagaaaaaaaaaacagtatgaATATGCACGTCCATGAGTTACGTATTGCTTTGGCCATTCAATCGTCTCGTCGGGATCAATACCTTCAACTGTTCCATAGGGATATCAATAACTTCATCGATAAGGACTTCATAATTTTCATCATTTGGTGGCGTACTACAGTTAAAACGTCCAACTGCTTTGTTCTTTAAATTCCTCAAGAGGCATCCAATTACTAGATTCTGTCCACCAGCAGTATGGGACCAAAGTTGATAGTAATCTATAAAGAGAAAATGAACAAAGTAAGTACATTATAGTAAATCATCAATGTTAAGCAATTAAAAGAATTAAGAATCTTCAAACATTCTTTTGAGTTAAGAAGGTGTAACTCAAGCCCAGATCTTGTGGTGTTGCCGGAAATCAACTGAAAGTTATTGTACGTCTGCACAAATCAACTGAGGTCAGATGCACACTCAGCAAGTGAAAACTCTGCAAGATTGTATCTGAATCTGAAACCTGTGTGAACATAAAAAATTCAATTATTTGCTACCTCCTCAGCCAAGATTATTTAAGGGATCAACAAGATGTTGAAGAGCATGTATTACATTGCAAGAACAGATGCTCAAGAAATATAGACATATCTTCTCATGCTTATGGGGTTTATCTGAGTAAGGGAGGAAACAATCACTTAAAACCAAATTAAAGACCAGATATTTCATGGTTTAGAAACGGGGAAAATGATAAGCCGTGATTAAGAACAGAAATTCTCAATCCCCTCATGACcagaaaatatcacatatagacTCAAGAATAAGCTCCTTACCCATGGTCGTTGAGGATTTTGTCAGAGTTGGAGAGACCTGCTGATGCTCCTTGCACCTAACAGCTTCCACTCACTAGATTTTAGGCTGTAAAGGTTTTTAAAACTAACGAGATAGAAAGCAATGCTGACACGTTATCCTCCTCAAACATTTCAGAATCAACCAAAAGATCACATTTATGCAGATCAGGTGTGGCCAATAACTTTCAGCTGTAGAGGTGATAAAATTGTGCAGAATTAATAAAATTGTATGGAATCAGGTGTTAAAATTCTTCAAACTACAGATGACTACATATAACATAAATTAAGAATTAATGCTAAAATACGATTTTGGTTTGTATTACGTAGGAAATCCCCTACCTGTTAAGCAAtccaaaaaaaatcaattgaatcCGAGCAGGTCTAAAATGAATTACAAAATTTTGCAGTGACCAATTTTCCATCATTGGTCCTGATATCTATATGTTAAAAGTTGGATTTTGCACATTAACGAAAATATAAAGGGTCCTGATACTTACTGCCATCACACTATCACTGTTCCTTCCTATTTTAGTGACCAATTTTCCATCACTCCAGGTACCTGCACTACCCTGCCATTCCATATGTCCTCAATAATTGACTAGTGCATAGCTAAAAACAAGAAGAACCAAATATAAAGCGAAATTGACATCAACTACATAAACATCTAAGTAAATCTATCAAAACTTCTTCCGCCTCTTTTCCCAGAGGCAGCATAAAAGGGTAATGTAGATTTCAGTTCACCTTGTTTTTGCTTTTGCTCCTTAGTATCTTCTTTAACCTTCTTCCTAAAACAGAAAACAAGATTATTTAGAATGGGAGCATCATAAGCTCCAAAAATCATTACTGAGATAACTAAATTCTTACATATCAAACATAGATTTTGCTGTAGATGGTATGAACTGGTTTAGGGTATGAGGAACCGGTGGTGGAACATGAGGGTTAATCTGATTGTGAAAGTTGTGCATTTCAAATCAAAGGATTCGAAAAATTTCAATCAACTAGGGGTTATAGCAGCCGTGATTTTGGGGGTTTTATCTTCTTTTGAATGCAAAATTCAAAATACCGAAAACCCTAAATTCGAATTTGAATCAATTAAAGTCCCATAGATGAAAACCCTCGATTTAATTAGAAGTTCATAAAAAACTAAGATGATTGAATTAAAATCACAAAAACCCTTACCAATTTCGCCTCCAGCTCTATCCATAGTTTCTTCACTTGAAATGTTTAAGgatatctggaaaaaaaaaaaccagaaaaattaGGTAGAGAAAGGTTATGAGAAGGTTTATCTTTAATAAACCCACGACACGGTGGAAGTTATTTCAAGGTTTTTAGGAGTTAGGTTGGTCGTAGGATCACTTTTATCAAAGGTCTCAAATGAGTGTTAGTTTTCATTCGGATTCTAATATAATTCCAATCCCAAATATCAGCCGCCGGATCTTTAATTATCAACGGCATAGGGAATTTCTTTTTTCGGTTAAAAAATCTAAATTATTTTTGTGGGAATTATTGTTGAGGTGGAACTTACAGGTAATGGGGGAAAATAGATACCAAATAAAATGACAGATTATTGGTGTAGGTTATCAAATTCAAAATATTCGACAAATCCAAACTGTAAAATATTCTACGACACATGGAATCTGTCGTTTTCGGCGAACTTCAAGTGTCATAAAAACCTGATTTTGGACTAGTGCCTACTTGAATGGTTATGGTTGTTTTGGTTATGTTTGTAGCAGTTCGAGTCGGAGGTTCTCCCGGGACAACTGGAGGGGAAATCGTTAGAGCCCATTcaaattcttgttgttgtgcCATAGATCTTTCCATAGTGTCTGCGAGAGTGGATGGTGCTTGATTGAACACGAGTTCACTTCTTCTCGTCCAAAGTGACCAGAATAGAAAACAACATGCTGTGATAGAAGATTTATTACCCCGAGTTTGGAGAATTTGTGAAATTGTTGTTTGGGGGGTTACGGTAATTGATTGGTTGTTTCCTTGGTGTTGGGTTATTGATATGCGGTTTGACAGGCTGGCCCAAGTGGATATTTCTATCGGGCATTGAATAAGCATGTGTTCAGATGTTTCTGGTGCAGAGTTGCATCGGGGGCAAAGGTTGGTATTGGAAACGTTAATGTGATGTAGCTTAGATAAGGTTGGTAAACCTTCATTGATAGATTTCCATAAGAATATACTTAATAGAATATACTTTTTACTTCTCATAGCAATAGCAATGAAGATACCATTATCTGGAATCTAAACAACAATTGGAAGTTCTCTGTTAAGTCTCTATATGACAAACAAGTAAATGATAAATATGCTAATGAAGTTTTTATTTCTCCTTGGGGTAAGATCTGGAAGATGGATAGCTTTCCAACCATTCATCTATTTATATGGAAATATGCACACAGAATTCTACCAACCAATGCTAAGAATGCTAGCATTCTTTCTTATATTGATCCATTCATCTATTTATCTTCAATATATGCAAGAATGCTAAGGAAGATATCACTCATGTCCTCTTATCTTGCCCATCTACTTCTGGAGTTTGGAGCAGAATATTTGGCAGCATACATTAGATTTTTAGGGACTATAGCTCATTTCATGATTGGTTCAACAATTGGTTTCTTCCTCACAACAATCTGGAGAGTTGGAATGTCACTTATGCTACTATTtgctggttcatttggaaagcCAGATGTGATCCAGTCTTCAGAAATATAACTTTCTATGCTTCTAGTACTGTTTTAAAGATAACTCAGCACCTCAATACTTTTAACAGAATTGTGCACCATCCAGGACACATTCTCAATAACTTATATTATCATAAAAACAACATAGGAGAACAGACAAGCTTTGACAGACCCTTAAGAAGCTgcagtttttttcaaaaaaatcgcTATTAGCATTAGCATCATTGATGTTCACACCACTAATGCTaatggtgatactagggattatAGTAATTTCTCGTTTTTTGCCATGTCCTATACAGGTCAACGTCTGGAGCAAGAAACTACAAAAACTCCCAATGCCACAATCAACAGTTCCAGAACAACCAGAGGAGCTCATCTAGCCATTGAGTGAGGGAAAGAGTTGCGAAAAGCGCACATAGACTTTGCTACTGAAGATTAGGAAACTCTCTAAGCCATACAAGAAAGTTACCGGATGGAAGTTCAGGAAAGGTTCTAGCCAAGTGTtagtcaacaacaacaacatatctaTCAATATTTAGATTTTGTGCTATGAGAACTTCTTCTTATTTCTCCTCAGCAAAACTATCTATCTCGTAAACTAGCTACTATTTCTATAAGATCTCCCATTCTCCACAACTTAAACTTGAGAGGCCCTAATTTAAACCAGTTTTTTGACATTCTTCGGTCAGGAAGAATTACAAACGTTGAAACTAGATGTAATGACACTTTACATTCTCTTGTGTTTCCTACTGGTGTTAGACTTAGCCCAGAGGAACACAAAGCTGTAAGGTAGAGATGTAACTCTTTTTGAGTACACTCTCttgttttcttataaaaaaaagtaGGGAATACCATATGGTCCTAGGAAAAAAATATTAGGAtgagtctagtccaattgacctagtcaattgtttgtttggtcctttttgtaaaaataaattatagtttggtcctaaaaattatgttttggtccttgggtgatgtcatggatgatataATTGTCATCCtgtggtggcagaaatacccttttggataaggACCACATATATAACCAAAAAGTAAGAGAGAataaatcattttcagatttactttctctcacctccatattttcagatctacattctctctcctcttttttcttctcctgtTTATGCATAAACAATGAAGATTGTGTGagttctagggttttgatttttgcagagatgatgaatacgatttgcatagatgataaagatcatgAGTATATCAAGATGATGAACAAGACGACAATTTTTTGACGAAGATTTAGTGTTTTTCTTCATGTGTTTGATGCTGTTGTggttgaagaagatgatgaacacgatgaagatgatgaaaatgatgaagatttatgttcttcttcgttactgctgctgctactgttgaggatgatgaatttgatgaagttcattcttgaaatgaactctgttttctttggaagatgatgatgaaaacgaatgaagatgatgaagatttatgtgttttcttcgttgctgctgctactgttgaagatgatgaatttgatgaagttcattcttgaaatgaactctgttttcttttggaagatgatgatgaaaatgaatgaagatgatgaagatcttGTTTTTGATGATAAAGATCTTGTTATTGACGATTATAAAGATGacgatgattttgatttttgatgttgaagatcttgattttgatgttgaagatcttgttATTGATGTTTGATGCTCGTGTTAAAGATgaagttctgctgctgttgaagacgatgatgttttgctgctgctgttgaagatgaagttgatgatgctgtagttcattccataaatgaactctgttttttaggtttttatatagagatcattttctggaatgaactctgtttttttagcttttatatggagttcatttc encodes the following:
- the LOC113309138 gene encoding uncharacterized protein LOC113309138; this encodes MDRAGGEIGRRLKKILRSKSKNKGSAGTWSDGKLVTKIGRNSDSVMAVSDSDTILQSFHLLSVHLTSVDLCRRTITFS